Proteins from one Sulfurovum sp. TSL1 genomic window:
- the nuoK gene encoding NADH-quinone oxidoreductase subunit NuoK has translation MIGLSHYLIVSAILFSIGLVGVLRRRNLLMLFFATEVMLNAVNIAFAAISHYYNDLTGQMFAFFIIAIAASEVAVGLGILIVLYKKQGSLDLDDLASMRG, from the coding sequence ATGATAGGTCTTTCTCACTATTTGATCGTATCTGCAATACTCTTCTCTATAGGTCTGGTCGGGGTACTTAGAAGAAGAAACCTTTTAATGCTTTTCTTCGCAACTGAGGTCATGCTGAATGCCGTAAATATAGCATTTGCAGCGATTTCACACTATTACAATGATCTCACAGGTCAAATGTTTGCATTTTTCATTATTGCAATTGCAGCGAGTGAAGTGGCAGTGGGTCTGGGTATCTTAATTGTATTGTATAAAAAACAGGGAAGTCTTGATCTTGACGACCTAGCAAGCATGAGAGGATAA
- the miaA gene encoding tRNA (adenosine(37)-N6)-dimethylallyltransferase MiaA, protein MPDPNTFEQLALIGPTASGKTALSIKIAQQMNAYVLSLDSLSIFKEIDIVSAKPTLEERAGIVHFGMDHLYPDESFDVTTFIRLYHEVHKCCLEDGKNLVIVGGTSFYLKMLIEGISDLPNISDETKTKTHAYLQDLQKSYAWLSGLDRVYMSKIESNDTYRIEKALNIYLETGLTPSQYFTQFPPRPTVTEALPIYQIEIDRKTLRERIALRTKMMLNDGLIDEICMLEKKYTRAPNCMKSIGIKETLAYLDGIYDKKMLSEKITTNTARLAKRQTTFNNSQFDDVIKGDIKMLEKMLL, encoded by the coding sequence ATGCCAGATCCTAACACCTTTGAGCAACTTGCTCTCATCGGTCCTACAGCATCAGGGAAAACAGCCCTTTCCATCAAAATAGCCCAACAGATGAATGCCTATGTTTTATCCCTTGATTCACTCTCTATCTTCAAGGAGATAGATATCGTCTCTGCAAAACCTACTTTGGAGGAACGTGCCGGTATCGTACATTTTGGTATGGATCACCTCTATCCTGATGAAAGTTTTGATGTCACGACCTTTATCAGACTGTATCATGAGGTCCATAAATGCTGTCTTGAAGATGGAAAGAATCTTGTGATCGTGGGAGGCACCAGTTTTTACCTGAAGATGCTTATAGAGGGTATCAGTGACCTACCTAACATCTCAGATGAAACAAAAACAAAGACCCATGCCTATTTGCAAGATCTGCAAAAGAGCTATGCATGGCTTTCTGGTTTAGATCGAGTCTATATGTCCAAGATAGAATCCAACGATACCTACCGCATAGAAAAAGCTTTGAACATCTATTTGGAAACGGGGCTGACACCCTCACAATATTTTACACAATTCCCTCCTAGACCGACTGTGACCGAAGCGCTGCCCATCTACCAGATAGAAATTGATCGAAAAACACTCCGTGAACGTATAGCCTTACGTACGAAAATGATGCTCAATGACGGATTGATCGATGAGATTTGTATGCTTGAGAAAAAGTATACGCGTGCACCCAACTGTATGAAGTCCATAGGGATCAAAGAAACACTGGCTTACCTGGATGGTATCTATGACAAAAAGATGCTTAGTGAAAAAATCACTACCAATACAGCAAGATTGGCTAAACGACAGACAACATTCAACAACTCTCAATTTGATGATGTCATAAAAGGGGATATAAAAATGCTGGAAAAAATGTTACTGTAG
- a CDS encoding phosphatidylcholine/phosphatidylserine synthase, producing MNLFDKNNRFNIANLVTYMNVSAGIMAIFFIVRGDFFTAIVLAWIAGACDIIDGKLARKYSLSTEFGIQLDSFADFLSFVVMPPFLLFYAVKHYSGITGIEELLLGLVFIWYIINGLRRLVEFNLKVDVGEVEKYFEGVPTPLGAILLWILYLLNAYGVITNGYMIAVLVMIIAWSLNSKLKIPHP from the coding sequence ATGAATTTATTTGACAAGAACAATCGTTTTAACATTGCAAACCTGGTAACCTATATGAATGTATCAGCGGGGATCATGGCAATATTTTTTATAGTCAGAGGTGATTTTTTTACCGCTATTGTATTAGCATGGATAGCGGGTGCCTGTGACATTATAGATGGCAAGCTGGCACGTAAATACAGTCTTTCTACAGAATTCGGGATACAACTTGACAGTTTTGCAGATTTTCTCTCTTTTGTGGTGATGCCACCGTTTTTACTTTTTTATGCGGTCAAACACTACAGTGGCATTACAGGGATAGAAGAGCTACTGTTGGGTCTGGTATTTATATGGTATATCATTAACGGTTTAAGAAGACTGGTGGAATTTAACCTCAAAGTGGATGTCGGAGAAGTTGAAAAGTACTTTGAAGGTGTACCTACACCGTTAGGTGCCATTCTTTTATGGATCCTCTATCTGTTGAATGCCTACGGAGTGATCACAAATGGTTATATGATCGCAGTTTTAGTAATGATCATTGCATGGTCATTGAATTCTAAACTGAAAATCCCTCATCCATAG
- the nuoL gene encoding NADH-quinone oxidoreductase subunit L, which produces MENLVYVALFAPFVGSLFAALFGMSERKIFVGVVGSLLIGVAFVASAILAFNLYTTGSVVHVTMMDWINAGDLNIPFGFVVDQISVTMMTVVTLVSTVVHIYAIGYMDHDKSFNRFFSYLSAFVFSMMILVMSDNFAGLFIGWEGVGVCSWLLVGFWYHKPDQAREDNPSISPSWAANEAFIMNRIADLGMLIGIFILYWNTGSLQYDEVFAQLPYLGETVLVTAAIALFIGAMGKSAQFPLHTWLTDAMEGPTPVSALIHAATMVTAGVFLVIRSNPLYSMEEVAGVSFFIASLGTFVAFYAASMALVERDLKRIIAYSTLSQLGYMFAAAGLGAYWIALFHLAAHAFFKALLFLGGGNVMHAMHDELDLFKMGALRKKMRGTWIYMTIASIALAGLPPFAGFWSKDAIIETAFNEHTYILWAMLVITAGMTAFYSFRQIFLSFHGEDRHTPLGFHPHEMYKFVLVAMSPLAVLAIITGWFMGSYKAFIYEIGNSVQYEMSEHTHHLATYLGLIVIFFAVSGIAYAYYRYARTGENAWERSEKVESGFFYKLLKNQYYVPKFYEEFITKPYMMISEKFWTQVDLKIVDATVDNIAKFLYGSGDKARGMQTGNLSNYLNWMAVGAVLLLVIAAISAMIG; this is translated from the coding sequence ATGGAAAATTTAGTATATGTAGCACTTTTTGCACCATTTGTAGGTTCTCTTTTTGCAGCTTTATTTGGTATGAGTGAAAGAAAAATATTTGTAGGTGTTGTAGGTTCACTGCTTATCGGCGTGGCATTTGTCGCTTCGGCAATATTGGCATTCAACCTTTATACAACAGGTAGCGTTGTACATGTCACTATGATGGATTGGATCAATGCAGGGGATCTCAATATACCATTTGGATTTGTGGTTGACCAGATCTCTGTAACGATGATGACAGTCGTGACTTTGGTTTCTACTGTAGTACATATCTATGCGATCGGTTATATGGACCATGATAAGAGTTTTAACAGATTCTTCTCATACCTGTCCGCTTTCGTGTTCTCTATGATGATACTTGTGATGTCAGATAACTTTGCCGGCCTGTTTATAGGTTGGGAAGGTGTGGGTGTCTGTTCATGGCTTCTTGTTGGTTTCTGGTACCACAAGCCGGACCAGGCAAGAGAGGACAATCCTTCTATCTCTCCGTCATGGGCAGCAAATGAAGCATTTATTATGAACCGTATCGCTGACCTTGGTATGTTGATCGGTATCTTTATCCTTTACTGGAACACAGGTTCACTTCAATATGATGAAGTATTTGCTCAGCTCCCATATCTTGGTGAAACCGTTTTAGTTACGGCTGCGATCGCACTCTTTATCGGTGCAATGGGTAAATCTGCACAGTTCCCGCTTCACACATGGCTGACAGATGCGATGGAGGGTCCAACGCCGGTTTCAGCATTGATCCACGCAGCAACCATGGTAACAGCAGGGGTTTTCCTGGTCATCAGATCCAATCCGCTTTATAGTATGGAAGAAGTGGCAGGCGTAAGTTTCTTCATTGCCTCTCTTGGTACATTTGTTGCGTTCTACGCAGCATCGATGGCACTGGTTGAACGTGACTTGAAAAGAATTATTGCATATTCTACACTTTCACAGTTAGGGTATATGTTCGCTGCAGCAGGACTCGGTGCGTACTGGATCGCACTGTTCCACCTTGCAGCACACGCATTCTTTAAAGCGCTCCTCTTCCTTGGTGGGGGTAACGTAATGCATGCGATGCATGATGAACTGGACCTCTTTAAGATGGGTGCATTGAGAAAGAAGATGAGAGGTACATGGATCTACATGACCATCGCTTCCATTGCACTTGCAGGTCTGCCGCCATTTGCAGGGTTCTGGTCGAAAGATGCGATTATCGAGACTGCATTTAACGAGCACACCTATATTTTATGGGCTATGCTGGTGATTACTGCGGGTATGACGGCATTCTATTCATTTAGACAAATATTCCTATCGTTCCATGGGGAAGACCGTCACACGCCGCTAGGGTTCCACCCTCATGAAATGTACAAGTTCGTACTGGTAGCAATGTCTCCTCTTGCAGTACTTGCTATCATCACGGGTTGGTTTATGGGATCATATAAAGCATTTATCTATGAGATAGGGAACAGCGTACAGTATGAAATGTCTGAACATACACACCACTTGGCAACCTATTTGGGACTCATCGTTATCTTTTTTGCCGTATCAGGTATCGCCTATGCGTACTACAGATATGCAAGAACAGGTGAAAATGCCTGGGAAAGAAGTGAAAAAGTTGAAAGTGGTTTCTTCTACAAATTATTAAAAAATCAATATTATGTGCCTAAATTCTATGAAGAGTTTATCACGAAGCCGTATATGATGATCTCTGAAAAGTTCTGGACGCAGGTAGATCTGAAAATAGTCGATGCGACAGTAGACAATATTGCGAAGTTCCTTTACGGTTCTGGTGATAAAGCAAGAGGTATGCAAACAGGTAACCTTTCAAACTATCTAAACTGGATGGCTGTTGGTGCGGTACTGTTATTGGTAATTGCTGCGATTTCAGCGATGATAGGTTAA
- a CDS encoding NADH-quinone oxidoreductase subunit M: MENILSILVFFPAVAGLLGFIVDKESARAYGITVAAIEFLLSVWLWFSFDTSNAGMQFVEMIPLIPDMGISYYLGADGISLFIILMTTLMTLIGMASMGETKNIKNMIVTLLFLEMTMVGVFVALDAIIFYLFWELSLVPMLYIVGAWGGPLRVYAAIKFFLYTFMGSLIMLVGMLFVAYIYHNLTGVWSFAITDWYALVLPVNYQLWLFAAFFIGFAIKVPMFPFHTWIPYAHGQAPTIGSVILAAVLLKMGTYGFVRFSLPMFPDASVLAITPIAVLSLIMIIYTAMIAYAQKDIKQVIAYSSVSHMGIIMLGLFAMNAEGLSGSVFQMLSHGIVSGALFMLVGMIYDRRHTKLMSEFGGIASVMPKFAVIFGIMLMASVGLPLTIGFVGEFLVLLGFYQVTPMMTILAGTSIILGAVYMLRVMKHTFFGPLNNEENKKLKDLNTRETWSLIPLVAIVIWLGVYPKPVLEPIDNSVKALLSFMDEKAITEEAKDMIKVAKSSKEAN, encoded by the coding sequence ATGGAAAATATTTTAAGTATATTGGTCTTCTTCCCGGCAGTTGCAGGATTGCTTGGATTTATAGTAGATAAAGAGAGTGCAAGAGCCTATGGTATTACTGTAGCTGCCATTGAATTCTTGCTTTCTGTATGGTTATGGTTTAGTTTTGATACGTCAAACGCAGGTATGCAGTTTGTAGAGATGATCCCGTTGATCCCTGACATGGGGATCTCATACTACCTTGGTGCGGATGGTATCTCATTGTTCATCATTTTGATGACGACACTGATGACACTTATCGGTATGGCGAGTATGGGTGAAACAAAGAATATCAAAAATATGATCGTGACACTTCTATTCCTAGAGATGACTATGGTAGGTGTATTTGTCGCGCTGGATGCGATTATCTTCTACTTGTTCTGGGAGCTTTCTCTTGTACCGATGCTCTATATCGTCGGTGCATGGGGTGGACCTTTAAGAGTCTATGCAGCGATCAAGTTCTTCCTCTATACATTCATGGGATCACTTATCATGCTTGTAGGTATGTTGTTTGTGGCATACATTTACCATAACCTTACAGGGGTATGGAGCTTTGCCATCACAGACTGGTATGCATTGGTATTACCGGTAAATTACCAGTTATGGTTATTCGCAGCGTTCTTTATTGGATTTGCGATCAAAGTGCCGATGTTCCCATTCCATACATGGATCCCATATGCACATGGTCAGGCACCAACGATCGGTTCGGTCATTCTTGCAGCGGTACTGCTTAAAATGGGTACCTACGGATTTGTAAGATTCTCACTTCCAATGTTCCCGGATGCATCTGTCTTGGCGATCACACCAATTGCTGTGTTGTCACTGATCATGATCATCTATACAGCGATGATCGCCTATGCACAAAAAGATATAAAACAGGTGATCGCATACTCTTCGGTATCTCACATGGGTATCATAATGCTTGGTCTTTTTGCCATGAATGCAGAAGGTTTGTCGGGTTCAGTCTTCCAAATGTTGTCTCACGGTATCGTTTCGGGTGCACTGTTTATGCTTGTGGGTATGATCTATGACAGAAGACATACAAAGTTGATGTCTGAATTTGGTGGTATAGCATCCGTTATGCCTAAATTTGCCGTGATATTCGGAATTATGCTTATGGCATCTGTGGGATTACCGCTAACGATCGGTTTTGTGGGTGAGTTCCTTGTACTGCTTGGGTTTTACCAGGTCACACCAATGATGACTATCTTGGCAGGTACCTCTATTATTTTGGGTGCGGTGTATATGTTAAGGGTCATGAAACATACTTTCTTTGGTCCATTGAATAATGAAGAGAATAAAAAACTCAAAGATCTCAATACCAGAGAAACATGGTCACTGATTCCATTGGTTGCAATAGTGATCTGGTTAGGTGTATATCCTAAACCAGTATTGGAACCGATAGACAACTCTGTAAAAGCGCTGTTAAGCTTTATGGATGAAAAAGCGATTACGGAAGAGGCAAAAGATATGATAAAAGTTGCAAAATCAAGTAAGGAGGCGAACTAA
- the nuoN gene encoding NADH-quinone oxidoreductase subunit NuoN yields the protein MLEPINVSLESLNLITLAPMLIAIAGGLIILIIDLLNGKLHKSLYVMLTILVLFVDFGSVLGLNVNERGFFDVMLIDGISIISQLMIIGGSMIFIPLALTSKRFHEYSYPEFFALFLFMIAGFQFMVATDNLILIFVGLETASLALYTLIALHNRANSYEAAVKYFTMGALAAGFFAMGSAVIYALTGSVELYKVAEVMATRLNEAGIMIAVFGSSVLLLVAFAFKLSLFPFHTWVPDVYEGASAALAGYMSVVPKIAAFVVSIRLFGMYIDLGVEWVRWMILIMAVLTMTLSNIMALVQNDVKRMLAYSSISHAGFIIAALALDTTEGNTAIFLYYALFMFTNLGAFSMLWISRHKTRRFDVRYDHPYEKFAGLIQIMPMGAVVMGLFMFSLAGVPPFSVFWGKIYVMQAAVNAGYIWLAIIMGLNSAIAAYYYMKLVVYMFLKDPVKDVDVVYYNISKPLMAMVGFATVATVAAIFYVQPLVSYLYYMISASGY from the coding sequence ATGTTAGAGCCAATTAATGTGAGTTTAGAAAGCCTGAACCTTATTACACTGGCGCCAATGCTTATAGCTATCGCCGGTGGTTTGATTATTTTGATCATTGATCTTCTGAATGGAAAATTACATAAATCCCTCTATGTGATGTTAACGATCCTGGTTCTATTTGTTGATTTTGGTTCAGTACTCGGACTCAATGTCAATGAACGCGGTTTCTTTGATGTTATGCTGATAGATGGTATCTCAATCATCTCTCAGCTGATGATCATTGGTGGTTCTATGATATTCATACCATTGGCATTGACATCAAAAAGATTCCATGAGTATTCCTATCCTGAATTTTTTGCACTCTTCTTGTTTATGATCGCAGGATTCCAGTTTATGGTAGCAACGGATAACCTTATCCTTATCTTTGTCGGTCTTGAGACAGCATCGCTTGCACTCTATACACTTATTGCACTTCACAACAGAGCAAATTCGTATGAGGCAGCGGTGAAATACTTTACTATGGGTGCACTTGCGGCAGGATTCTTTGCGATGGGTTCAGCAGTGATCTATGCATTGACAGGTTCAGTAGAACTGTATAAAGTGGCAGAAGTGATGGCAACACGCTTGAATGAAGCAGGAATCATGATCGCTGTATTCGGTTCATCGGTACTGTTACTTGTTGCGTTTGCCTTCAAACTTTCACTCTTCCCGTTCCATACCTGGGTACCGGATGTGTATGAAGGGGCATCTGCAGCGTTGGCTGGATATATGTCTGTTGTACCTAAAATTGCTGCATTTGTAGTGAGTATCAGACTCTTTGGCATGTATATTGATCTTGGTGTTGAATGGGTAAGATGGATGATCCTTATCATGGCTGTACTTACAATGACACTTTCAAACATTATGGCATTGGTACAGAATGATGTAAAACGTATGCTTGCATACTCATCTATCTCACATGCAGGTTTCATTATAGCAGCATTGGCACTGGATACCACAGAGGGTAACACAGCGATATTCCTATACTATGCACTCTTTATGTTCACGAATCTTGGTGCATTCTCAATGTTATGGATCTCTCGTCACAAAACGAGAAGATTCGATGTACGTTATGACCACCCGTATGAAAAGTTTGCAGGTCTGATCCAGATCATGCCTATGGGTGCAGTAGTGATGGGACTCTTTATGTTCTCACTGGCAGGTGTGCCTCCATTCTCAGTGTTCTGGGGTAAGATCTATGTGATGCAAGCGGCTGTTAATGCCGGTTATATCTGGTTAGCGATCATTATGGGGCTTAACTCGGCTATCGCTGCATACTATTACATGAAACTTGTTGTCTATATGTTCTTGAAAGATCCGGTTAAAGATGTGGATGTGGTTTACTATAACATCTCTAAACCATTGATGGCCATGGTCGGTTTTGCAACCGTTGCAACCGTTGCAGCTATCTTCTATGTACAGCCGCTTGTATCGTATCTCTATTATATGATCAGTGCCAGCGGTTATTAA
- the nuoI gene encoding NADH-quinone oxidoreductase subunit NuoI: MSLEQFKNRNVGTQNYMTVDAGSKPETAMEQFSQVAKRTVKGDLFVGLWVTMRSMLKALFKGDSHTVKYPFEKMPISPRYRAIHDMLRLLESGNYRCIGCGLCEKICISNCISMDTRYDEDQRKEVSEYTINFGRCIFCGYCAEVCPELAIVHGPRYENAAEQRAGFSLFEDMLTPLDKLNLQQEYDGFGAISPNADENIKKTPLAY; encoded by the coding sequence ATGAGTTTAGAACAATTTAAAAACAGAAATGTAGGTACACAAAACTACATGACAGTGGATGCAGGAAGTAAACCTGAAACGGCCATGGAACAGTTCTCTCAAGTGGCAAAAAGAACGGTTAAAGGCGATCTTTTTGTAGGACTTTGGGTCACAATGAGATCCATGCTTAAAGCACTTTTTAAAGGTGATAGTCACACGGTAAAGTATCCGTTTGAAAAAATGCCGATCTCTCCAAGATATAGAGCGATCCATGATATGCTTAGATTACTTGAATCAGGTAACTACAGATGTATCGGATGTGGTCTTTGTGAAAAGATATGTATCTCAAACTGCATCTCTATGGATACAAGATATGATGAGGACCAACGTAAAGAAGTGAGCGAATATACGATCAACTTCGGGCGTTGTATCTTCTGCGGTTATTGTGCAGAAGTATGTCCGGAACTTGCCATTGTGCATGGACCGCGTTATGAGAATGCTGCCGAGCAAAGGGCTGGATTCTCGCTCTTTGAAGATATGTTAACACCTCTTGACAAACTGAACCTGCAGCAAGAGTATGATGGATTTGGTGCGATATCTCCAAATGCAGATGAAAACATTAAAAAAACACCATTAGCATATTAG
- a CDS encoding NADH-quinone oxidoreductase subunit J: protein MYEIVAFYLFSALTIGLFLITVMSKNILYAMTSLAAGMVLISGFFFILGADFLGVVQLVVYVGAVMALYAFAMMFFDATRDIKEKNTNSALVFLLGGVSALVLVLMFAAPIFSESVQALYPMHEGVGNAQDVGIVLFTKYLVPFEVAALMLLVAMIAGIILAGKKMDVSLTEDMGADDEIMIVKDEK from the coding sequence ATGTATGAAATCGTAGCCTTTTACCTATTTTCGGCTTTAACAATAGGACTTTTCTTGATCACAGTCATGAGTAAAAATATACTGTATGCGATGACATCGCTCGCTGCAGGTATGGTTCTTATCTCTGGATTCTTTTTCATCCTGGGTGCAGACTTCCTTGGTGTAGTGCAACTTGTTGTATATGTCGGGGCTGTCATGGCGCTTTACGCCTTTGCGATGATGTTCTTTGATGCCACAAGAGATATCAAAGAGAAAAATACAAACAGCGCTTTAGTATTTTTACTTGGCGGAGTATCGGCGCTGGTATTGGTACTGATGTTTGCTGCACCGATCTTCAGTGAAAGTGTACAGGCACTTTACCCAATGCATGAAGGTGTAGGTAATGCACAGGATGTGGGTATCGTACTCTTTACAAAGTATCTTGTACCGTTTGAAGTAGCAGCACTTATGTTACTTGTAGCCATGATCGCAGGGATTATACTTGCCGGTAAAAAAATGGATGTGAGTCTCACTGAAGATATGGGTGCAGATGATGAAATTATGATAGTAAAGGATGAAAAATGA
- a CDS encoding uracil-DNA glycosylase family protein, producing the protein MSRSSWERVLSEAYASLEAEYQRFLEEDKDYFPSKENYFNAFNTLSKEKVKYILFGQDPYPRKESAGGYAFIDTKVQNLFSDSGLSKEVNRATSLRNFIKMALVASHKLTADDTSQEAIAKLDKTDMIDSIDELRRNFEKNGVLLLNTALIFTDKQSTKKHVKAWKPFVQTLLNALEDDAPKLILFGTHAKDLKKQFSLDKFATIELEHPYNHTFISNPKAVKLFGPMHLLDK; encoded by the coding sequence ATGTCCAGAAGCTCATGGGAGAGAGTTTTGTCTGAAGCATATGCCTCTCTAGAGGCAGAGTATCAGAGATTTTTAGAAGAAGATAAGGACTACTTTCCCTCCAAAGAAAACTACTTCAACGCCTTTAACACCCTTTCCAAAGAGAAGGTCAAATACATCCTGTTCGGCCAGGATCCCTATCCGAGAAAAGAGAGTGCAGGGGGATATGCCTTTATCGATACCAAAGTACAGAATCTCTTTTCAGACTCTGGTCTGAGTAAAGAGGTCAATCGTGCAACCAGTTTACGTAATTTTATAAAGATGGCCCTCGTCGCAAGCCATAAATTGACAGCAGACGATACTTCGCAGGAAGCTATTGCAAAGTTGGATAAAACAGACATGATCGATTCTATAGATGAGCTGCGGCGTAATTTTGAAAAAAACGGGGTGCTGCTTTTAAATACGGCACTGATCTTTACAGACAAGCAGAGTACGAAAAAACATGTCAAAGCATGGAAACCCTTTGTGCAAACACTGTTAAATGCACTTGAGGATGATGCCCCGAAACTCATCCTGTTCGGTACGCATGCAAAGGATTTAAAGAAACAGTTTTCACTGGATAAATTTGCAACGATAGAACTGGAACATCCCTACAATCATACATTCATTTCCAACCCTAAAGCAGTTAAATTATTCGGTCCCATGCATTTACTTGATAAATAA
- a CDS encoding sigma-70 family RNA polymerase sigma factor translates to MEMMDITVLALLALLVIILLMLMSRNSKLAKENKKLNEILDVKNVTIANYEASRVAVKDVIDNFSSLDDVMELINAGESKASVSEKLGIPVSKIELIIKFDKLKKRD, encoded by the coding sequence ATGGAAATGATGGATATCACCGTTTTAGCGTTGTTGGCACTGTTGGTGATCATACTGTTGATGCTTATGAGCAGAAACAGTAAACTGGCAAAAGAAAATAAAAAGCTCAATGAGATACTGGATGTCAAAAATGTGACGATAGCAAACTATGAAGCCTCACGTGTTGCAGTGAAAGATGTGATAGACAATTTCTCTTCTCTTGATGATGTGATGGAACTGATCAATGCGGGTGAAAGTAAAGCTTCTGTCTCTGAAAAACTGGGTATTCCTGTGAGCAAGATAGAACTGATCATCAAGTTCGATAAACTCAAAAAGAGAGACTGA
- the mqnP gene encoding menaquinone biosynthesis prenyltransferase MqnP: MFKHSVFSLPFIFIAMFVAAEGWFGWELLFLGTLAAVTARNFAMGVNRYLDRDIDRLNPRTKSRPSVDGRVSNAQMVGFIVMNALLFIVVAYFVNTLAFQLSLPILLVLGAYTLFKRFSPLAHLILGVSLGLAPIAGVVAVNGEITLWSVYLAIGVMFWVAGFDLLYSLQDIEFDKAHGLHSIPSKFGADKTMWIARLFHFMAIVFWVGFVVVSGLGYWAQLAILFSAIMLSYEHYLVNKDFTKIDKAFFTVNGYLGFVFLILIIMEVV; this comes from the coding sequence ATGTTTAAACACTCTGTGTTCTCCCTGCCGTTTATCTTTATTGCGATGTTTGTCGCTGCAGAAGGCTGGTTTGGTTGGGAACTATTGTTTTTAGGTACACTGGCCGCAGTCACTGCACGAAACTTTGCCATGGGCGTCAACCGTTATCTTGATAGAGACATTGATAGACTGAACCCCCGTACAAAAAGTCGTCCTTCTGTAGACGGCAGGGTATCCAATGCACAAATGGTAGGATTCATAGTGATGAATGCACTGCTGTTCATCGTGGTGGCATATTTTGTGAACACTTTGGCTTTTCAGCTCTCTTTGCCTATCTTACTTGTACTTGGGGCTTATACGCTTTTTAAGCGCTTTTCTCCATTGGCACACCTTATCTTAGGGGTGAGCCTGGGACTGGCACCCATAGCAGGTGTCGTGGCAGTAAACGGAGAGATCACGCTATGGTCTGTATATCTGGCCATTGGGGTGATGTTTTGGGTGGCAGGATTCGATCTGCTCTACTCTCTTCAGGATATTGAATTTGACAAAGCACATGGTTTGCACTCCATTCCCTCTAAGTTTGGAGCCGACAAAACCATGTGGATCGCAAGGCTGTTCCACTTTATGGCCATTGTGTTCTGGGTGGGTTTTGTAGTTGTATCAGGATTGGGTTATTGGGCACAGCTTGCCATACTCTTCTCTGCCATTATGTTGAGTTATGAACACTACCTGGTCAACAAAGATTTTACAAAAATAGACAAAGCCTTTTTTACGGTGAATGGTTATTTGGGCTTTGTTTTTTTAATTTTAATTATCATGGAGGTTGTATAA